The Alkalihalobacillus sp. TS-13 genome contains a region encoding:
- the yhbH gene encoding sporulation protein YhbH — MTVNKKGNFVVSQENWSLHRKGYQDQQRHMEKVQDALKNNLPDLISEESIILSNGHDVIKIPIRSLDEYKIRYNYDKSKHVGQGDGESQVGDVIARDGKPSGNKGAGKGKGAGDQAGKDYYEAEVSLLELEELLFKELELPNLQQKEQENIVLEKIEFNDIRKTGLMGNIDKKKTILTAYKRNALKGDPSIIPIFPEDLRFKTWNEKEKPESKAVVLAMMDTSGSMGIWEKYMARSFFFWMTRFLRSKYETVEIEFIAHHTEAKVVTEEDFFSKGESGGTICSSAYRKALELIDGKYSPSRYNIYPFHFSDGDNLTSDNSRCIKLVQQIMEVSNMFGYGEVNPYNRHSTLMSVYKNLKDPKFNYYILKEKRDVYHSMRSFFKKGEQNLA; from the coding sequence ATGACCGTCAATAAAAAAGGCAATTTCGTCGTGTCACAGGAGAACTGGTCCCTCCACCGAAAAGGTTATCAAGACCAACAACGTCACATGGAAAAAGTTCAAGATGCATTAAAGAACAATCTACCGGACTTGATCAGTGAGGAAAGCATCATTTTATCCAATGGTCACGATGTCATTAAAATTCCGATCCGTTCCCTGGATGAATATAAAATCCGTTACAATTATGATAAATCAAAGCATGTCGGGCAGGGAGACGGAGAAAGCCAGGTCGGTGATGTCATTGCTCGTGATGGGAAGCCTAGTGGTAATAAAGGTGCCGGCAAAGGCAAAGGTGCTGGTGACCAGGCAGGTAAAGATTATTATGAAGCAGAAGTATCCCTTTTAGAACTTGAAGAGCTGTTGTTCAAAGAACTTGAACTTCCAAATCTGCAACAGAAGGAACAGGAAAATATCGTACTTGAGAAGATCGAATTCAATGATATTCGAAAGACAGGATTGATGGGTAATATCGACAAGAAGAAAACGATCCTTACAGCCTATAAACGTAACGCGTTAAAAGGTGACCCATCGATCATTCCAATTTTCCCAGAAGACCTTCGTTTCAAAACTTGGAATGAAAAAGAAAAACCAGAATCGAAAGCAGTTGTACTTGCGATGATGGATACGTCAGGTTCCATGGGGATTTGGGAAAAATATATGGCAAGAAGCTTTTTCTTCTGGATGACACGTTTTCTCCGTTCTAAATATGAAACAGTTGAAATTGAATTCATCGCACATCATACTGAAGCGAAAGTTGTGACTGAAGAAGACTTCTTCTCTAAAGGTGAAAGCGGCGGTACGATCTGTTCATCTGCTTATAGAAAAGCCCTTGAACTGATTGATGGCAAGTATTCTCCGAGCCGTTATAACATCTATCCATTCCACTTCTCAGATGGTGACAACCTTACCAGTGATAACTCGCGCTGTATAAAACTGGTTCAACAGATCATGGAAGTATCGAATATGTTCGGTTATGGTGAAGTGAACCCTTACAACCGTCATTCGACTTTGATGAGTGTTTATAAGAATCTCAAAGACCCTAAATTCAATTACTACATTTTAAAAGAAAAACGAGATGTATATCATTCGATGAGAAGCTTTTTTAAGAAAGGCGAACAGAATTTGGCTTAA
- a CDS encoding ComEC/Rec2 family competence protein, producing the protein MLIFIFPQPAEALWKTSLEMHVIDVGQADSIYIELSNGKNILIDSGDEHDGPKVVSYLQKRGVEEINYLIASHPHHDHIGSMDAIFESFEVESIYMPAVKYHTTYYKRLKRLIEESGIEPIEAKAGVKKKLARNIKMEFVAPSRKKYKSLNDHSAVLKIDHGKKSILLMADAGMASENELLKRLDDKKIDVLKVSHHGANTGTSNGLLKKTDPDYAVISVGRKNKYGYPSKEVLKRLNTHNVQVFRTDKLGTIIMKSDGKSVRFFTEFHQS; encoded by the coding sequence ATGCTTATATTCATCTTTCCCCAACCGGCCGAAGCTTTGTGGAAGACGAGTCTCGAAATGCATGTGATTGATGTTGGCCAAGCGGACAGCATTTACATTGAATTGTCCAATGGGAAGAATATCTTGATCGATTCTGGTGATGAACATGATGGTCCTAAGGTGGTTTCTTATCTGCAGAAACGTGGAGTTGAAGAAATTAATTATTTGATCGCAAGCCATCCTCACCATGATCATATCGGAAGTATGGATGCGATTTTTGAATCCTTCGAAGTCGAGTCGATCTATATGCCAGCTGTCAAATACCATACGACATATTATAAACGGTTGAAAAGATTGATTGAAGAATCCGGGATCGAACCGATTGAAGCAAAAGCGGGGGTTAAGAAGAAACTGGCGCGAAATATCAAGATGGAGTTTGTAGCTCCGTCAAGGAAAAAATACAAATCACTTAATGATCATTCTGCAGTGTTGAAAATCGACCATGGCAAAAAATCAATTTTACTTATGGCTGATGCAGGTATGGCTTCAGAAAATGAATTGTTAAAAAGACTGGATGATAAAAAGATCGACGTATTGAAGGTTTCACATCACGGGGCAAACACGGGAACAAGTAATGGGTTGTTGAAAAAAACAGACCCAGATTATGCTGTGATCTCGGTCGGACGGAAAAATAAGTATGGGTACCCTTCAAAGGAAGTGTTGAAGCGATTGAACACCCACAATGTACAGGTGTTCAGAACTGACAAGCTGGGAACGATCATTATGAAAAGCGATGGAAAGTCAGTACGGTTCTTTACCGAATTTCATCAATCATGA
- a CDS encoding late competence development ComFB family protein yields MAKEYYNVLEEIVPTVVTVLLNSPDYQTICRCNKCTVDIIALSLNSIPPRYVTSPDNREIIYQLFNKPFMRTMLNKHIISAIHVVRKNPNHD; encoded by the coding sequence ATGGCAAAAGAATATTACAATGTTTTAGAAGAAATCGTCCCGACCGTCGTCACAGTATTATTGAACAGTCCTGATTATCAAACCATTTGCCGGTGCAATAAATGTACTGTAGACATTATTGCTTTGAGTCTGAACAGTATCCCGCCAAGATATGTGACTTCACCAGATAACCGTGAAATCATCTATCAGCTTTTCAATAAACCTTTCATGCGTACGATGCTCAATAAACATATCATCAGCGCGATCCATGTGGTACGAAAGAATCCGAATCATGATTGA
- a CDS encoding CBS domain-containing protein — MNNNQQLRSLMSNNIASVTSQQSLKEAAALMSQYNVGALPVVENGQLRGIITDRDITLRSTAQGLDGNTQVSQCMSNNIVSGNPNMTPQEAAQLMSTNQIRRLPVVENNQVVGMVSLGDLATKDQDPNDAGQALSSISTPSNPNTPQ, encoded by the coding sequence ATGAATAATAATCAACAACTTCGTTCACTTATGTCGAATAACATCGCTTCTGTCACTTCACAGCAATCGCTTAAAGAGGCAGCTGCTCTAATGAGTCAGTATAACGTAGGTGCTTTGCCGGTCGTCGAAAATGGTCAACTCCGAGGGATCATCACAGACCGTGACATCACATTACGTTCAACTGCTCAAGGCTTGGATGGAAATACACAAGTATCTCAATGTATGTCCAACAACATCGTTTCGGGGAATCCGAATATGACTCCTCAAGAGGCTGCTCAATTGATGTCCACAAACCAGATCCGTCGTCTTCCTGTGGTTGAAAACAACCAGGTCGTAGGTATGGTTTCACTTGGTGATCTTGCTACGAAAGACCAGGATCCAAATGATGCCGGGCAAGCCCTATCAAGCATTTCTACTCCTTCAAACCCGAACACACCTCAATAA
- a CDS encoding HAD family phosphatase, with protein MIKAIVFDFDGIILDTESCEYNVLQKIYKEHGAELPLEVWGECIGTHSDFFDAHEYLEKQIGKKLDRDTIKQQRLDIFQELIKDKGPMPGVVEYLEAAQHLGLKIGLASSSSYKWVSNHLKNLGIFDYFECIKTSDDVEKVKPDPALFSEAVKCLDVKPEEAVAFEDSANGAKAAKKAGLHTVIIPNMVTRHLTFEEYDLRLESLAELKLNEMIVEFSSK; from the coding sequence ATGATCAAAGCGATCGTGTTCGATTTCGATGGCATCATTTTAGATACTGAATCGTGTGAATATAACGTTTTACAGAAAATATACAAGGAGCATGGGGCAGAGCTGCCTCTGGAAGTTTGGGGAGAGTGCATCGGCACACACTCCGACTTTTTTGATGCCCATGAATACCTCGAGAAACAGATTGGGAAAAAACTGGACCGGGACACAATCAAACAGCAGCGCCTGGATATTTTTCAGGAGCTCATCAAAGACAAAGGGCCGATGCCGGGCGTAGTCGAGTATCTGGAAGCGGCACAACATCTCGGCCTAAAGATCGGTCTAGCCTCCAGTTCTTCATACAAGTGGGTTTCGAACCATCTGAAAAACCTCGGGATTTTCGATTATTTTGAGTGTATCAAGACCTCAGATGACGTGGAAAAAGTGAAACCAGATCCGGCTCTGTTTTCAGAAGCAGTGAAGTGCCTGGATGTAAAACCGGAAGAAGCTGTTGCTTTCGAAGACTCAGCGAACGGTGCGAAGGCTGCTAAAAAGGCAGGATTACATACAGTCATCATACCGAACATGGTTACAAGGCACCTGACCTTCGAGGAATATGATCTTCGACTTGAATCACTTGCTGAATTGAAACTAAACGAGATGATTGTGGAGTTTTCGAGTAAATGA
- a CDS encoding VOC family protein — protein MAIKGFNHITLNVNALDESLLFYEGILGMKKVHLGNTDAYLESGSAWICLLEKKNLKTAENEVPGVNHFAFSVDKEDFNYFVQRLKEFQVPIVRGPIERGGGLVVNFLDPNGIELELNTADLKTRMKEWR, from the coding sequence ATGGCTATAAAAGGCTTTAATCATATTACACTCAATGTAAATGCCCTTGATGAATCATTACTTTTCTATGAAGGCATACTTGGAATGAAAAAGGTACATCTCGGTAATACAGATGCTTATCTTGAAAGCGGTTCGGCTTGGATCTGTCTTTTAGAAAAAAAGAATCTGAAAACTGCTGAAAATGAGGTCCCAGGTGTAAATCACTTTGCATTTTCAGTCGACAAGGAGGATTTCAATTATTTCGTACAGCGATTGAAAGAATTTCAGGTTCCGATCGTCCGTGGACCGATTGAACGGGGTGGAGGGCTCGTAGTAAATTTCCTCGACCCAAATGGAATCGAACTAGAACTGAACACCGCAGATTTAAAAACAAGAATGAAGGAATGGCGATAA